The Urbifossiella limnaea genome has a window encoding:
- a CDS encoding serine/threonine-protein kinase: MRRPDTLDDAVALVRSSGLVDPDDLRRFLDLFARTGLGGGPADARLSPSGVLDLMVEEGLLTRFQSHEIGAGRPYLWVGPYRVLDELGRGGMGRVFLAAAPDGELVAVKVLAAGLRDDPVARARLRQEARAGAAIRHPNVVRVLAAEPDHDPPHLVMEFVDGVSLQAAVSRHGTFAAPEAAAVGVAVAAALTPAAAVGLVHRDIKPANVLVTRTGGVKVLDLGVARFETDPVSRRLESAVVVGTVDYLAPEQAEDSSAVGPAADQYGLGATLYFLLAGHPPYPEADLGRKLALKADADAPRLTSLRPDVPEGLSVVVSRLMARRPVDRYPTPAAAAAALAPWADPGPRFPARLFRPPPTAGDGAGPPTESGAEPSITPPPPTRRIVRPRPLAETTPAPAVDETGDSTLEVRVPRQADPSWWARWLETWPR, encoded by the coding sequence ATGCGCCGGCCGGACACTCTCGACGACGCCGTCGCCCTGGTCCGCAGCAGCGGGCTGGTGGACCCCGACGACCTGCGGCGGTTCCTCGACCTGTTCGCGCGAACAGGCCTGGGCGGCGGCCCCGCCGACGCCCGCTTGTCGCCGTCCGGCGTCCTCGACCTGATGGTCGAGGAGGGGCTCCTCACCCGGTTCCAGTCGCACGAGATCGGTGCCGGCCGGCCGTACCTGTGGGTCGGCCCGTACCGCGTCCTGGACGAGCTCGGCCGCGGCGGCATGGGCCGCGTCTTCCTCGCCGCCGCCCCGGACGGCGAGCTCGTGGCCGTGAAGGTGTTGGCCGCCGGGCTGCGCGACGACCCCGTGGCCCGCGCCCGGCTGCGGCAGGAAGCCCGCGCCGGGGCCGCGATCCGCCACCCCAACGTCGTCCGCGTCCTCGCCGCCGAACCGGACCACGACCCGCCGCACCTGGTGATGGAATTCGTGGACGGCGTCAGCCTCCAGGCGGCCGTCTCCCGCCACGGCACGTTCGCGGCCCCGGAAGCGGCCGCCGTCGGCGTCGCCGTCGCCGCGGCACTGACGCCGGCCGCGGCGGTCGGGCTCGTCCACCGCGACATCAAGCCGGCGAACGTGCTGGTGACGCGGACGGGTGGCGTAAAGGTACTGGACCTGGGCGTGGCCCGGTTCGAGACCGACCCGGTCTCCCGCCGGCTCGAGTCCGCCGTGGTGGTGGGAACCGTCGACTACCTGGCCCCGGAGCAGGCCGAGGACAGTTCGGCGGTCGGCCCGGCGGCGGACCAGTACGGCCTCGGGGCGACGCTATACTTCCTGCTCGCCGGGCACCCGCCGTACCCGGAGGCGGACCTGGGGCGGAAGCTGGCGCTGAAGGCCGACGCCGACGCGCCGCGGCTGACGTCGCTGCGGCCGGACGTGCCCGAAGGGCTGTCCGTGGTGGTGTCGAGGCTGATGGCGCGGCGGCCGGTCGACCGCTACCCCACGCCGGCGGCGGCGGCGGCGGCGCTGGCCCCGTGGGCCGACCCGGGGCCACGCTTCCCGGCCCGGCTGTTCCGCCCGCCGCCGACCGCCGGGGACGGCGCCGGTCCGCCGACCGAGTCGGGGGCGGAGCCGTCGATCACGCCGCCGCCGCCGACACGGCGGATCGTGCGGCCGCGGCCGCTGGCGGAGACGACTCCCGCGCCGGCTGTGGACGAGACGGGCGACTCGACGCTGGAAGTCCGCGTGCCGCGGCAGGCGGACCCGAGCTGGTGGGCGCGCTGGCTGGAAACCTGGCCTCGCTGA